TACAGCAGGTGCGAGCTGTAGAAGACCGTTCGGCCTTCGCCTTGGAGGTGCGTCACCACATCGCGGTTGAACTCCTTGCGCATGATCGGGTCCAGGCCCAGCGCCGGATCGTCCAGGATCACCAGCTCCGGCCGATGGGCCAGCGCCAGCAGCAGCCCCAGTCGTACGCTCTGCCCCTTGGACAGGTGGCGGATGCGGGTCTTCAGCGGCAGCTCGAAATCGCGGACGTATCGACGGGCAAGGTCGTCATCCCAGCTCGGGTAAAACGGGGCCATGAACCGGATGATCTGCTCGACGTTCATCCAGCCCCACATCTGCTGATCTTCCGCGAGGTAGCCGACGCGTCGGCGGATGGCCAACGCGTCGCGTGTCGGGTCAAGGCCGAGCACGCGCATCGTGCCCGCGTCCGGCGACATCAGGCCGAGCATCATGCGGATCGTCGTCGTCTTGCCCGCACCATTGCGGCCAAGGAACGCGAACGTCTCGCCGGGTCGCACGTTCAGTTGCACGCCATCGAGCACGGCATGCTTGCCGAAACGCTTGTTCACGCCGTCAACCACGATGGCGTCGGTCGGGGAAGAGTCCTGCATCAGGCCCGCTCCTTTTTCTCGTTGGTTCCGCCGGAGGATGTCAGCCCGCCGGCCGCCGCTTGAATCGCGGCTTTGAAGTGGCGCTCCAGTTCGCCCGGCGTCAGGCCGAGCATCAGCCCCCGCCGGGCAATCTGTTCCAGGTCGCCGCGGTACTGCTTCACCTGCCCGGACAGACGCCGCACCGGCGGTCGATCCGCGATGTAGGTGCCGTCCCCATGCCGGCGATCAAGCAGCCCCTCGCCCGTGAGCTTCTCATACACCCGCAGCACCGTATTCTGGTTGACCGCCAGCTCCCGCGCCAGCTCCCGCACCGATGGCAGTCGATCGCCCGCCTTCAAGCTGCCCGAAAGGCACCGGGCCCGAATCTGCTCGGCCATCTGCCGGGAGATCGGAATCGACGAGGCTCGTTCAATGCGGATGAACATGGTGACTCTCACAGGTGACTACACATATGTAACACCAGTCAGATCACCTCGTCAATCCCTTTTTTCACAAAATCTCACCGCGGACCTGAGCACGATCCCCAGCCAATGCGCTTGATCTGGAAAGAAATGCTTGGCATAACGCTCTATGTCAGATACTATGTATCACATAATAAGGAGCGGCCATGAAAATCGAACGCGAACTCATGCGAGGGGCCGGGCCGGTGGCGGTGCTCAAGTTGCTGGCCAGTAGCGAAAAGTACGGCTACGAACTGGTCCGCCTGCTCGATCAACGGTCCGACGGCGTGCTTGCCATGGGGCAGAGCACCCTCTACCCCATGCTCTACAACCTCGAAGCCAAGGGACTGATCGCCTCGCGCGTGCAGCAGGTCGATAGCAGCCGGCCTCGCCGGTACTACCGCCTGACCGCGAAGGGCAAGAAGCAACTGGCCCGCGATACGGCCCAATGGGAAGCGTTGTCGACGGCCATGGGCAAACTCGGCATTACGGGAGCGTGAACCATGAGCATGGCCAGAGAACAGACCCTGTGGCGACGGATGCGGTTCACACCCGTGAGCGATGCATTGCGTGGCCAACTGACCGGCCGACTCGACGTGGACCAGCTCATCGCTGAAGCCGGCCTGCCTGCCGAGCCAGCGCAGCGCGTGCGGGAGGTTGTATATCGCACCCGGCTGTGGCGCAGCGAAAAGATCGACGTGGCCACCGAGTTGATCGCCCACTTTCGCGATGGCTTGGATGATGATGTGCCCGTGGACGAACTGGTCGCCGGCTTCGGCGATGCGAAGCAGGCGGCCCGGCTGATCCGGCGGGCAAAGAAGCGCAATCGGCCGTGGCCGTGGCATGTCGCGCGGGCGACGAGCCTGGCGGTGTGCGTGCTGGTGGGCGTGTACGTGGTCGCTTCGATATTGTTGCTGATGGGTCGGCCGGCGGTGACGGTGGATTACGTGGCCCGGCTGAACGAGCCAGCGATAGCGGTGCCGGAGGCGGATCGGGCGTGGCCGATCTATCGCGAGGCCCTTCTGGCGGGAATGCGGGATTTGGATTTCGACGCCATGCGGGTTCAGCTCGAGCGTGGTCAGCGCGGGATTCGTGCCGGGGAGCCGGGATGGGGAGAGGCGGTGGTGTTTCTGGAGGATCATACTGACTTGCTTGAGCAGATTCGCACTGCGGCTGCGAAGCCGGGCCTAGGCTTGTCGATTGGACATAACTGGGACTTCACAGGCCTCGACCGCGAGGCTCTGCATGGCCCGATTCAAGGTGATCCGGTCAGCCCAGAAGGGTTTTATGAACAACTAGCCCAAGGGTCGCTTATCGGCGTAACACTCCCAAACGCGTCTATATATAGTTGAGTGAGCTATCGACAGACCCCGTGGGCAGACCACGCCACCCACGACGCTTGATCGATGGTTTCGTTGAGTCCCTTGCGGAATCGTTCAGTTGATAGGCGTCTTGTCGTCTCGTGGCCTTCCTCTTGCCACAACGGCTCAACTTACGTAGAGTGTGTTCGGTTTTTGATCGCCACTGTGCCGGGGAGTGAGTGAGGAGCCCGTGAGGGGGCCACGCTATCTTTTTGCCGACATGACGGTTTTCGCCAGCGTCGAGCAGCAGGAACAGCCCAGGCTCCGGGGCCACCCTATCGTCGTTCGCAGCATTCCCCGCATGAGTTTCATTCGATAGCACATGTCTTGGCATCGATCTGGAAAAGTTGGTCGGATCGCTCCTGCGGTTGTGACGAGCTGAATGACCAGCAGTTGGAGGAAATCGAACGGGAATTCGCCCGCCAGGCCCTCAAGCCGTTCCACAACCCCCGCCTGCGCGAAGCGGTGCTCACCGCCAGCCAGCAGTCCACCGAACAGGTGATCGACGAGATCAGCCGCGACCAGCTGCTCGACGCCGGCTACAGCGCCGCCGCGAAGGAGAAGGCCCAGACCCTGGTCAGCCACTTCCGCCAGTTCATCGACGAGCACAAGGATGAGATCGAGGCTTTGAAGCTGCTCTACAGCCAGCCGCACCGCGCCGGCCTGCGCTACGGCCAGGTCAAGGAACTGGCCCGCGCCCTGCGGCAGCCGCCGCTGTCGCTGAACACCGACCACCCCGAGCAGCCGCTTTGGCAGGCCTACCACGCCCTGGAGCCGGACAAGGTCAGGGGGCAGAACAAGGCCCTGGTCGACCTGATCGCCCTGGTCCGCCACGCCATAGAGCCCGCGACGCCGCTGTCGATCCTCCCTGGTCGTTCACTGATCCGCGATTATTACCCTCCGCCTTCAAGGTGGATCGACCAAACAAGTAACGTAACTCGAATTGTCAACCATGACGCGATACTAGCCCGGATTATGCATGGCCCCATTGAAAAAACGGCCTTCGTGTGTTCTAACTCGGTCACCACAACAGAGTTTGATCCGCACGGAGGCCGATGATGTCGCAGCAGACTGTCGGTCAGTTGACCTTTGAGTTTCTCCCACATTCGCCGGTCGTTGTCCAGTCGCATTCAGGGCAGATCAGCACCGATGCCGGGCTGCTGCCCATTCGCCAGTTCGATCAGCGCTGGTGTTATACGCAGCGCCTTGCGGCGTGCCTGAAGCAGGTCGCTCAGCCGTTGATGGATAAGGCGCAACGCCGCTACGACCACACGGGCGTGAAGCAGCGTCTGTTCATGCGCTTCCGCTACGCCGCGGAGAGTTGGCCGCACGAACGCACCGTGATCGCCAAGGCCGAGTGCCACGCCGGCGGCACGAACCTGCGATTCGTGATCACCAGCCTCGACGTGCCGGGCAAACGTCAGGTGCGGCAGACCTATGACGATTACGTGCAGCGCGGCGAGAGCGAGCAGCGGATGGACGAACTGAAAAACGGCCTGCATGCCGACCGCCTGAGTTGCCATCGCTTCAAGGCCAACTTCCTGCGACTGCTGCTGCACACCGCCGCGTTCAATCTGCTCAACGCGTTGCGTGATCACGCCGGCTTGCCGACGCTGCTGCGTCGCGCTCAGCCGGGCACGTGGCGAAGCCATGTGATCAAGGTGGCTGCGACGATCGTGCAGACGACGCGCCGGGTGTTGGTGTCGTTGGCGGCGCAGTGGCCGTTCGCCCATCTCAATCACGCGGTGTCCCGCCGTGCGTTGCAGAGCCTGCCGGCTCCCTGATCGCCCCGACAAGGCGAGATCATCGGCTGGGGGAAAGGGGGCGGTCCGCGCCGACCTCGGCCCAGCCCGCCTGAAATGCCGCCGCGTTCAAACATCACGCATCAATGACACGGCGACGAATAATGCGGGCTAGGGGCTCACACGTAGGAAGCTGTCTCCTCCTTCAGCCCAAGGAAATAATTCAGTATAATGAAATAATATTTGGTAAAGGTGTTGATTTTTTCTTTTTACCAATGTACTTTACGTGTAAACGAGGTGACAGGAATGCCCCCTACACGAACCCAAATCGCAAAGCGGTCGAACGTCTCCGTCTCGCTGGTTTCGCGTGTCTTGAATGGTGATCCGACGCTGCGAGTGCGGGAAGAAACCCGCAACCGCATCGTGGCGGTTTACAACGAAATGGGGGGGGGGGGAGACCCCGGGGAGGCAAGCGAAGCTGAGCAGGAACCGCGTCGAATTTCGCAGCGGCTGGCGCACAACATCGTATTGCCGATGGATCGGGCTTTCGAAAATCTGTCAAAGCCGCTGTTTACCAGCACGGTAGCCGTGCTCGTGCAGAATCTGCAGGCGGAACTTCAAAAGGCAGGCTTTCGCTTGAGCGTTGTCTTCTTCGATCCACACCGTCGTCGCCAATGGTTTAAAGAGCTGTTGGGTGCGAAAAACTACGGGGATGGCCTGTTGCTGCTGGGTGGCGTCCTGAATGACGAGTTTGCTCGGTTGCTCATCCGGAGCGGTTACCCACACGTCAGTATCGACTCTCGTGACGAGCAGCGAGGGGCTCATACGGTCATGGTGCATAGCCTTGGCGGAATGAGGCTTGCCGTTCAACATCTGCGCGAGTTGGGGCATCAGCGCATTGGCTTTTTGGGGCCTCGGGAAGCCCCGCGGTTACCCCAGTTTACCATGGCAATGTGTGAAGCCCATATGCCGATAGAAGAGGCCTGGCATTGTTTTGCTCCTGGTTACGATGTGGCGATGTCGGAAGATGATTGGCGAACGATCGGCCGGGATGTCATGGGGCATTGCATTGACGGTCGAGTCGCACGGGACGTCGGGCATGCGACGGCATTCATCTGCCACAACGACCGTCTTGCCTTGGGGGCGGTTGATGCGCTGCGGCAGCGCGGCTTGGAGCCGGGCAAGGATCTGTCTCTAGTCGGCTACGACAATATGGAAGATCGCATTCACGAAGCAGCGCCGGCTGTGCCGATTTTGAGCACGATCGACAATCCGATGGACCTTGTCGGGCAGATTTGCGCGCGTCGTCTGATCAACCAGATCGTACATGGCCAGCACGATGTCGTTCATGAGTATGTTCCTACAAAGCTGATCGTTCGCCAGACAACGGGGATATGCGTTGAATCGCAATCACACATGATGGTTGCGAGGTAACGGCAGGGGATAAGGCTTCTGTTGCCTGGCTTGATATAGAGTATCCAATCCATATTATCTTCATCACTTATCGTACCTGGAAGGAGCGTAGAGATGCGTCGAGAAAAGGGTTTTACGCTGATCGAATTGCTGGTGGTTATTAGTATTACCTCGCTATTAATCGCAATTCTCTTGCCGGCGCTGAGCGCCGCACGGAGGTCGGCGCAGGCGATCGAGTGCATGAGTAAGCTGCGGCAAATTGGGATAGGCATGCAAGTCTACAGTTTTGACCATGATGACTATTTTCCTCCGGCTCGATTCGAGTATCTCGGGACTACCAACTATTACTGGGCGCACATGCTCGATCGCCGTGAGTATTTCCCTGCCGGCGCAGACTGGGAAAATCACCTGTGCCCTCAAGCTCCGAACAAGGGGAGGACAGGTCTATTCGGCTTCCCCGGCTGGAACTGGTGGTTTACTTCCTACGGGTACAACATCCACTACGTCGGCGGATCCTACTTTGAGTCTGGAGTGAGTAATGACACGCCGGCAAAAACGATGCAAATTCGAAATCCGTCAACGACGTTGGTGCTTGCCGATGCGTCCAGTGCGAATGCTACCGGATACTTTGCCGACGAATACACGGGTTACAATCACATCTGGTCGACTTCCACGATCGCCAATTCCGGCCGACCGGATCCACGTCATAGCGACGCGGCGAACATCGCGTGGGCGGACGGGCACGCCAGTGCCGTGAAATCCCCCACAGGTCAGTGGCAAGGCCTGTATGAAGAAGGTGTGCTTGGGAACCCAAACTATGCTGGCAACGCTTGGGACCGAAACTAGATCACTCCGCACCGGATGTCCGCCGTCGGAGACACCGCGAAAGGATTCAGCATGGGTTTTTCAGAATGCGTAGCCGCGTTATCGAACGCGGTCGACTGCTCGAAACGGATCGGCTCCTCTGTACATGCGTGCCCGGAGGTCTTCGTCATATCTCGGGCTCCTGCCTGGATGCTGGCCATACTAGTCATGGCAAGCGTTGTGTCAGGCCATGAATCGCCAGCGATGACACTGGTGGATAGGGGCGAGGCGCGGGTCGTTGTGGTGGTGGCGGATGAGCCGACTGCCATCTCGCTTCTCGCCGTCGATGAACTGGTATTGCATGTGGAAAAGGCGACGGGCGTCACATTGCCTGTCGCTCGCGAGTCCAGCATTCCAGACGGCTATGGATCACGTCTCTACTTGGGGAACACCAAGGCTGCTGCCGCGCAAGGTATCGATTCTGAGAGCATGGAGCCGGATGCATTCCTGCTGAGGACGGTAGAGGCCGATCTGTATGTGGTGGGCAGAGAGGATGGCCTGCTTGTAAGTAAGCCAGTCATGTACGGCACCGGCTCGTATGGATACAGCGGAACACTGTTCGGCGTTTACGAAGTGCTGGAACGGTACGTGGGGGTGCGGTGGTTGTGGCCAGGTGATCTGGGTACCTATGTGCCCCGCACGAAGGCGGTGGTGATCGATTCGCTTGATGAAATGGTGCGAATGAAGCTGCAGCGCCGCCAATTCGGCGTGTCGTGGATTCGGAGGGCAGTTGAAAACTATTCGTCCCGCATGGAACGGATTGCCTTTTCGGAAGACGGGCTCCGAAACTACGCTCGAGACCTGGAGGTGTATCTGAGGCGGCACAGGGTTGGGGGCGACCGCTCCCATCCATATGTAGACCACCGCTTCCATGATTGGTGGAGTCGCTACGGAAAGGAACACCCCGAGTGGTTTATGATGAACAAGGCGGGCGAGCGCACGGGGCCAGCCTTGTGTGTGTCCAATCCAGACTTGCACCGTTTCATCGTGGATCAGGCTTGGGATGGCAGCGCCGAAGACCGATGGCATCTAAACATTGGAGAAGTCGATGTCCGGGTGTATTGCCAGTGCGAAACGTGCCTGGAGTGGGATCGGCCTCAGCCGAAGGGGTTTGCCGAATACTCTACATCGAATCGCTATGCCCGGTTTTGGAAGGCGGTGCGAGACCTGGCAGTGGAACGCAATCCGAAGGCGCTTCCTAAAACCTTTCTGTACATGAATTACACTCATGCCCCCACGATCGACATTGATCTTTCAGGTATCTATGGAGAGTTTGTTCCATGGTTTTCGGGATTTAATCCGTATTACCCAATGCCCGACAGGGAGCACGCATATCTGAAGCAGCAGTGGCGTGACTGGAGTCGGACTGGCATTACGATGGCGTACCGTCCGAACTATCTGCTGGGTGGGTACGTGTTGCCGCATCTGAGCACGTGGCAGGCTGGGGATATGTTTCAGTTCGCATACCGGCATGGAATGGTCGGCCATTACTATGATTCACTCTGGGGGCAGTGGGCAGTACGGGGGCCGATGTATTACATCCACATGCGCCTCTCAGCCGACCCGGAGGCGGACATCGAGGTGTTGCGTGAGGAATTTTTTTCCTCGTTCGGCCCAGCGGCAAAAGAAGTAGAAGCATATTTCAATTACTGGGAGTCATACTCTCGGCATGAAGCTCCAAGAGGTGGGGTGGATTGGCACGACCCAAGGCGGGCGCATATGGCCTATCCCCCAGAAGTGTTCGGTCCTGCCGAGCGGATTCTTGATAGGGCAATGAGCGCTGCGCGTGAGAGTGCGAGTAGCGAATTCTCTGAGCGCGTGGAGTTTCTCCAGTCGGGCTTGAAGCATACGCGGCTGTCATTGGAATTCATCGGCACGCTCGGGCATCAGGGTGCGATCCCTCGGGATGATAAGGAGCGGTTTCGTACCGTTCGTGAAGCGATGGAGAGGTTGGTTCAGTTTCGGCGTGCACACGAACACATGTATATCGCCGATTATGTCGCTGCTGCTACGATTGAGATGAATCGAATCGACTTGGACGTGCTTTATGAAGCGTTCGAAGATGTGAGGGTAGATGCCGCGTCTGACTCTGCTGAAATGCCTTGGGGGCAGTGGTACTTCCGAAAGGATGAGCAGGGTGTGGGTATAAAGCAGGAGTGGTTTATCGCAGACCTGGATAAGACTAGCAAAGGCATTCAACAGTACGACGATGGCGGCGTTGCGTACTTGATCGACCGTCAGTACTGGATGCCTGTGCGGGTGCCTGCCCGACTGTCCGAAACGCCTGCGGGGGACTACCTGGGCTACGGCTGGTATGTAACTACATTCAATATGCCCAAGTTATGGACGGAACAGTCGGTGCGTCTGCGGTTTGAAGGCGTTGACGAACAAGCGTGGGTCTATGTCAACGGGAAGATGGTTGGCGAGCATACGGTCGAATCTGAGAACAAGCCTGTCGAGGAACTTTGGGACCGTCCGTTTGAAATAGAAGTGGCCTCGGAAAGCTTTATACCGAATGGTGAAAACCTGCTTGTCGTGCGGATACACGCTTCGTCTGGAGCTGCAGGGATATGGGGCCCCGTTCAGGTGTATGTGATGGACGCGGAGCCCGCTGACTAAACGTGGGGAAGACAAACAGGGCGTAAGTCGTATTGTCTGAAAACGAGGCAGGGATCCCGGCCCGCTGTGTGTTGAGCAGGAGTCGGAGTACGGGCGGGTGGATGCGTGCCGAGCCCCTACGGCGACGGGGCCAGGGACGGTTTTCCGAAGTGCTTCGCCTGACCGAGCGCGAGCGTCGCGACGTGGGCGACTTTCTCGTCCGGCATGCCGGCCGGCCTCGCTGGGGCTGATGCTGATCGGCGGCGCGTGTATGATGCTGCGGCGCAGGCACGGCGTCGCGTGAGTTGACGGAATGTTTCTGTTTATCGCAGGCGCAAGAGCGCGACTGGCCGTGCTCTTGCGTCCTTCGTTCGCTTGTTGTGAAGGGCGTGGTGATGTGGTGGCATGAGACATCCTGGCCGACGATAGACGCGTTGCCGAAGGATCGGCCGGTGGTGATTCCGCTTGGTGCCTGCGAGCAGCACGGCCGACACCTGCCCGTGTTCGTTGACACGATTCAGGTCACCGCCATCGCCGAGCAGGTCGAGCGTCGCCTGGCCGAGCAGGTCATCGTTACGCCCACGTTCTGGCTGGGCTCGTCGCATCATCACCTGGACTTCCCTGGCACGGTCAGCGTTCGGCCGACGCTTTACACCCAGGTGATCCAGGACGTCGCACGCAGCATCCTCCGCGCCGGCTTCCGACGCTTGTTCTTCCTCAACGGCCACGGCGGCAACGAAGTGCCCGGCGCTCAAGCCTTGGCGGACCTGGTTGCCACGGACGACCTGGCCGACGCGGCGCACCTGACCTTCGCCTCCTGGTGGCAGGTCGGCGGGCAGAGTCTCAAAGCCGATCGGCACGATATGGCATCGCCCCAGATTACGCATGCCTGCGAATATGAAACCTCGATGATGCTGTTCCTTCGCCCCGACCTCGTCCAGCAACAGTTGGCACAGGACGTTGAATTGGTGCTCGACAAGCAGTGGTGCGTCACCGGCGGGGTTAAGGTGTTCCGCCGATTCCATCGCCTCACCGACACGGGCAACATGGGATCGCCTTCGACTGCCAGCAGTGAAAAAGGCCAATCCATCTGCAATGCCGTAGTGGATGACATCGTGGCGTTCCTTGAGTCATTCGCTGGATGGCCTGACCTGCCGGCCCAAGGCCCAGTCCGCCAGGGTGGCCAGTGACTGCCGAATACGATCCGTACAATCCACTTTTGGCCTGAGCATGACGAACTCATGCAAGCGTCGTATCAATCACGAATCACCGCTACGAATAGGAAATGTTGCCATGGGCGGCCCTGACGTCAACCCGACCAAGAACCTTCGCGGTGTGCTGCCTGTCTTTCAGATGCCATACCACGATGACGAATCGATCGACTACACAACGCTCGATCAGCACATCGACTGGATCTACGAGCAAGGGGCCCACGGCCTCGTGTTCGCCATGGTTTCGGAAGTGCTTCGCCTTTCCGACAGGGAACGACGTCAGGTGGCAGAGCATCTTTGCAAGACCAACCGCGACCGGGGGGCCGTGATCATCAGCGTTGGCGCGGAAAGCACCCACACGGCCTGCGAACTGGCCCGGCATGCCGAATCGGTCGGCGCCGATGCGATCATGGCCATCCCCCCCGTCTCGACCGCTATCGACGAAGCGGAACTGCGTCACTACTACGACCGCCTCGCAAATGCGTTGACCATTCCCGTCATCGTCCAGGACGCCAGCGGGTATGTCGGCAAGCCCATGTCGATCGACTTCCAGGCGGCGCTGCGCCGCGACCTGGGCGACCGCATCATGTTCAAGCCCGAAGCCACTCCCATCGGCCCGCGGCTGTCCGCCCTGCGTGAAGCAACGGCAGGTCAGGCTGACATCTTTGAAGGCACGGGGGGGATCGCCCTGGTCGACAGCTACCGTCGCGGCATCGTCGGAACCATGCCCGGCGGCGACCTCGTCTGGGCCCTCGCCGCGTTGTGGCAGGCGCTGGAGGCCGGCGACGACCAGCGCACTTACCGTATCTCGCTGCCGCTCTCGTCACTGGTGGCGATCCAGACCAGCCTCGACAGCTTCCTCGCGGTCGAAAAGTACCTGCTGCAGAAACAGGGCGTGTTCCCGAACACAGTCGTGCGCGGGCCGCGCGGCTACCAGCTCGATGAGGAAACCCGACAGGAGGTCGATCGACTGTTCGATCTGCTCACCGCTTCGGTCTACGACATGGCAGGGGAGTCGGCATGATCATTGACGTGCACAGCCACGCGTGGCAGTACCCGCGCCATTTCAATGATGACTTCCGCGAGCAGGCCCGCCAGGCACGCAACGGTGAGGAAGTCGACCTGACCGTGCAGTACGAGGCCTACGCCGCCGCTGCACCCGCCGAGACGCGCAACATCGTGTTTGGGGGCAAGGCGCGATTGTCCGGCCTGTGGGTCGACGACGACTATGTCGCCGACTACGTCGCCCGCCACCCCGACCGCGTGCTCGGCTACCTCTCCGTCGATCCCACGCAGGATGGCTACGAAAAAGACATGCGACGCGGCCATGAGGAGCTGGGCCTTTGTGGCATCAAGCTGTTGCCGATGTACGCCGGCTTCGAGCCGCAGGACGATCGGCTCGACCCGCTGTGGCGATACGCCGCCCGTCATCGCCTGCCCGTGTTGTTGCACACGGGCACGACCTTCATCCGGCAGGCGCCGCTGCATTGCACCTTGCCCCGGCACATCGATGCCGTGGCCCGACGCCATCCCGACGTGACGATTGTCATGGCTCACCTGGGCCACCCGTACGAAGGCGAGTGCGTGGCTGTGATTCGCAAGCATCCCAATGTCTATGCCGACATCAGCGCCCTGCACTACCGCCTCTATCAGCTTTACAACAGCCTGATGCTGGTACAGGAGTACGGTGTGTGGAACAAGCTCCTGTTCGGCAGCGACTATCCTTTCACCACCGTCAACGCGTCAATTGAGGGCCTGCGACACCTCAACGACATGGTCGAGGGCACGTCTCTGCCTCGGCTGGACGAAAAGCAGATCGAAGCGCTGATCCATCGCGACAGCCTGCATCTGCTGGGCCTGGCGGACAAACTGCGTTCAGCATCCGCGTAACGCGAGCCGTACGATAAACGCCGGGCAGCCGTGCCTGGTTGAATAAGCAGACGGAAGGACAACAATGGACGCAACGATACAACCGCAATGCAAAGCTCCGGTGTTTCCCAATGGGCAGGACACATCGGTCGCGCCGTATTCGCCGGGGCTGCGTGTCGGGCCGTGGGTCTTCGTGTCCGGACAGGGGCCGTTAAACTTTGAAACGATGCGTTTTGAAACGGATCGGGGCATCGAGCACGAGGCACGACTTACGCTTGAGAACGTGCGATCCGTGCTGGAGGCGGCCGGTTGCAAACTGACCGACGTGGTCAAGGTCACGGTCTACTTGCAGAACATGAACGACTTTGTCCGGTTCAATGAGGTCTACAAGCAGGTTTTCGCTGAACCCTGGCCGGCTCGCACCGCGGTGCAGGCGGTGCTGGGCGCGGGAATCTCCATCGAAATCGACGCCATCGCCATTGCCGGCTGCGGCAGCGACGGGGCTTGAACATGACACGCGGAAAGGAACACAGCGATGGCCGAGCCGTTGCAGGTATTTAATCAATCGTGCTTCGCCGGGCGGGCGTATGGCGTGACTGGCGGGTCGCGTGGCATTGGCAGGGCGGTGGTGCAGGGACTGCTCGATTGCGGCGCCTCGGTCATGACGCTGGCACGCGACAGCGCGACCCTGGAACGGCTCGAAGCGTCCTTGCCCGACGAGCAGCGGGCGCGTCTGCTCTGGCGTGCCGCCGACGTGAGTTACGCCGACGTGTTGCGTGAAGCGGTCGATGCGGCCGGCGAGAAGTTCGGCCGAATGGACGGCTGGGTCAGCAACGCCATGTGCAACCCCGGCCAAAGCCTCGCCGATCATGACGAAAGCAGCTTCGAGCAGGCGTGGCAGGTCAACACGCTGGCCGCCTGGCGTGCGGCGAAGCTGCTGCAACCGCACTTCGAGCGGGTCGGCGGCGGCGCGCTT
This region of Phycisphaerales bacterium AB-hyl4 genomic DNA includes:
- a CDS encoding type I restriction-modification enzyme R subunit C-terminal domain-containing protein, giving the protein MASIWKSWSDRSCGCDELNDQQLEEIEREFARQALKPFHNPRLREAVLTASQQSTEQVIDEISRDQLLDAGYSAAAKEKAQTLVSHFRQFIDEHKDEIEALKLLYSQPHRAGLRYGQVKELARALRQPPLSLNTDHPEQPLWQAYHALEPDKVRGQNKALVDLIALVRHAIEPATPLSILPGRSLIRDYYPPPSRWIDQTSNVTRIVNHDAILARIMHGPIEKTAFVCSNSVTTTEFDPHGGR
- a CDS encoding ABC transporter ATP-binding protein; translation: MQDSSPTDAIVVDGVNKRFGKHAVLDGVQLNVRPGETFAFLGRNGAGKTTTIRMMLGLMSPDAGTMRVLGLDPTRDALAIRRRVGYLAEDQQMWGWMNVEQIIRFMAPFYPSWDDDLARRYVRDFELPLKTRIRHLSKGQSVRLGLLLALAHRPELVILDDPALGLDPIMRKEFNRDVVTHLQGEGRTVFYSSHLLYEVEPVADRVAILDRGRIVRAAATDELREQVRQIVLPSDMYGRLDVPLKKLDVRQRDTETAVVVDDAPAAIAGLRARGVPHQVVDLNLDEIFEAFVIGRVDGEHAPPPAGHAVERVA
- a CDS encoding LacI family DNA-binding transcriptional regulator, whose protein sequence is MPPTRTQIAKRSNVSVSLVSRVLNGDPTLRVREETRNRIVAVYNEMGGGGDPGEASEAEQEPRRISQRLAHNIVLPMDRAFENLSKPLFTSTVAVLVQNLQAELQKAGFRLSVVFFDPHRRRQWFKELLGAKNYGDGLLLLGGVLNDEFARLLIRSGYPHVSIDSRDEQRGAHTVMVHSLGGMRLAVQHLRELGHQRIGFLGPREAPRLPQFTMAMCEAHMPIEEAWHCFAPGYDVAMSEDDWRTIGRDVMGHCIDGRVARDVGHATAFICHNDRLALGAVDALRQRGLEPGKDLSLVGYDNMEDRIHEAAPAVPILSTIDNPMDLVGQICARRLINQIVHGQHDVVHEYVPTKLIVRQTTGICVESQSHMMVAR
- a CDS encoding GntR family transcriptional regulator codes for the protein MFIRIERASSIPISRQMAEQIRARCLSGSLKAGDRLPSVRELARELAVNQNTVLRVYEKLTGEGLLDRRHGDGTYIADRPPVRRLSGQVKQYRGDLEQIARRGLMLGLTPGELERHFKAAIQAAAGGLTSSGGTNEKKERA
- a CDS encoding prepilin-type N-terminal cleavage/methylation domain-containing protein, which encodes MRREKGFTLIELLVVISITSLLIAILLPALSAARRSAQAIECMSKLRQIGIGMQVYSFDHDDYFPPARFEYLGTTNYYWAHMLDRREYFPAGADWENHLCPQAPNKGRTGLFGFPGWNWWFTSYGYNIHYVGGSYFESGVSNDTPAKTMQIRNPSTTLVLADASSANATGYFADEYTGYNHIWSTSTIANSGRPDPRHSDAANIAWADGHASAVKSPTGQWQGLYEEGVLGNPNYAGNAWDRN
- a CDS encoding DUF4838 domain-containing protein, giving the protein MTLVDRGEARVVVVVADEPTAISLLAVDELVLHVEKATGVTLPVARESSIPDGYGSRLYLGNTKAAAAQGIDSESMEPDAFLLRTVEADLYVVGREDGLLVSKPVMYGTGSYGYSGTLFGVYEVLERYVGVRWLWPGDLGTYVPRTKAVVIDSLDEMVRMKLQRRQFGVSWIRRAVENYSSRMERIAFSEDGLRNYARDLEVYLRRHRVGGDRSHPYVDHRFHDWWSRYGKEHPEWFMMNKAGERTGPALCVSNPDLHRFIVDQAWDGSAEDRWHLNIGEVDVRVYCQCETCLEWDRPQPKGFAEYSTSNRYARFWKAVRDLAVERNPKALPKTFLYMNYTHAPTIDIDLSGIYGEFVPWFSGFNPYYPMPDREHAYLKQQWRDWSRTGITMAYRPNYLLGGYVLPHLSTWQAGDMFQFAYRHGMVGHYYDSLWGQWAVRGPMYYIHMRLSADPEADIEVLREEFFSSFGPAAKEVEAYFNYWESYSRHEAPRGGVDWHDPRRAHMAYPPEVFGPAERILDRAMSAARESASSEFSERVEFLQSGLKHTRLSLEFIGTLGHQGAIPRDDKERFRTVREAMERLVQFRRAHEHMYIADYVAAATIEMNRIDLDVLYEAFEDVRVDAASDSAEMPWGQWYFRKDEQGVGIKQEWFIADLDKTSKGIQQYDDGGVAYLIDRQYWMPVRVPARLSETPAGDYLGYGWYVTTFNMPKLWTEQSVRLRFEGVDEQAWVYVNGKMVGEHTVESENKPVEELWDRPFEIEVASESFIPNGENLLVVRIHASSGAAGIWGPVQVYVMDAEPAD
- a CDS encoding transposase gives rise to the protein MSQQTVGQLTFEFLPHSPVVVQSHSGQISTDAGLLPIRQFDQRWCYTQRLAACLKQVAQPLMDKAQRRYDHTGVKQRLFMRFRYAAESWPHERTVIAKAECHAGGTNLRFVITSLDVPGKRQVRQTYDDYVQRGESEQRMDELKNGLHADRLSCHRFKANFLRLLLHTAAFNLLNALRDHAGLPTLLRRAQPGTWRSHVIKVAATIVQTTRRVLVSLAAQWPFAHLNHAVSRRALQSLPAP
- a CDS encoding PadR family transcriptional regulator gives rise to the protein MKIERELMRGAGPVAVLKLLASSEKYGYELVRLLDQRSDGVLAMGQSTLYPMLYNLEAKGLIASRVQQVDSSRPRRYYRLTAKGKKQLARDTAQWEALSTAMGKLGITGA